The Sorangiineae bacterium MSr11367 genome window below encodes:
- a CDS encoding DUF1269 domain-containing protein: protein MTTTTDPRSLVVLSFDSPLKAQEALLAGTRLQTEGAIVLHDAVFIQKDQEGKVHVQETVDETPGDAAFRSSLWGVLIGGLFGGPVGSVLGGAVSAGVGALVAQFNDYGIPDAKVHELREAVKPGNTALALLVSHIREDVLVSELSRFSGATLVEASLPPEVTQAIRNALRPKEG from the coding sequence ATGACCACCACCACCGATCCTCGCTCCCTGGTCGTTCTGTCCTTCGACTCCCCGCTGAAGGCGCAGGAGGCGCTGCTCGCGGGCACGCGTCTTCAAACCGAGGGCGCGATCGTCCTGCACGATGCCGTCTTCATTCAAAAGGACCAAGAAGGAAAGGTGCACGTGCAAGAAACCGTGGACGAGACGCCGGGCGATGCGGCGTTTCGCAGTAGCCTTTGGGGCGTGTTGATAGGCGGGCTTTTCGGGGGTCCCGTCGGCTCGGTTCTCGGCGGGGCGGTGAGCGCGGGCGTCGGTGCGTTGGTTGCACAGTTCAACGATTACGGGATTCCCGATGCGAAGGTGCACGAGCTTCGCGAGGCGGTGAAGCCCGGGAATACGGCGCTCGCGTTGCTGGTGAGCCATATCCGCGAAGACGTGCTGGTCTCCGAGCTTTCGCGCTTCAGCGGCGCGACCCTCGTCGAGGCGAGTCTGCCCCCCGAGGTGACGCAGGCCATCCGCAACGCGCTCCGGCCGAAGGAGGGATGA
- a CDS encoding NAD(P)/FAD-dependent oxidoreductase, with amino-acid sequence MIHDVIIVGGSYAGLSAALQLGRARRQVLVVDAGQRRNRFASSAHGFLGHDGASPAAIAAKARAEVLAYPTVAWYEAMVTEARATPEGFAVQAGADLFRGKRIILATGVVDELPSVPGLRERWGKMVFHCPYCHGYELEKGRLGVLGTHELSAHFATLVSEWAAPGQMTLFVLDGFEPDAEQVAQLAARGIRIEREPVVAASGEAPALNLHLRDGRVVPIDGLFVHPHTHQAGPFAEQLGCELEAGPLGSFYKTDATKETTVPGVFACGDNSVAAGSVAIAVGDGVRAGTAAHRSLVFAR; translated from the coding sequence ATGATACACGACGTCATCATCGTTGGAGGCAGCTACGCCGGCCTCTCGGCCGCTTTGCAATTGGGCCGCGCGCGCCGTCAGGTGCTCGTGGTCGATGCGGGGCAGCGGCGAAACCGCTTTGCATCGAGCGCGCATGGCTTTCTCGGACACGACGGCGCCTCGCCCGCAGCCATTGCGGCCAAGGCCCGGGCCGAGGTTCTCGCATACCCGACCGTCGCCTGGTACGAAGCCATGGTCACCGAAGCGCGCGCCACACCGGAGGGCTTCGCCGTGCAGGCCGGCGCCGACCTATTTCGAGGCAAGCGGATCATCTTGGCGACGGGCGTCGTCGACGAGCTCCCCAGCGTGCCCGGCCTGCGCGAGCGCTGGGGAAAAATGGTGTTTCACTGCCCGTATTGCCATGGCTACGAGCTCGAAAAGGGACGCCTCGGCGTGCTTGGAACGCACGAACTTTCCGCGCACTTCGCCACACTCGTTTCCGAATGGGCCGCGCCGGGCCAGATGACCCTCTTCGTGCTCGATGGCTTCGAACCCGACGCCGAGCAAGTCGCCCAGCTCGCCGCCCGCGGCATCCGCATCGAACGCGAGCCCGTCGTGGCTGCCTCCGGCGAAGCCCCGGCCTTGAACCTCCACCTCCGCGACGGGCGCGTCGTGCCGATCGACGGACTCTTTGTCCATCCGCACACGCACCAGGCCGGGCCATTCGCCGAGCAACTCGGGTGCGAGCTCGAGGCGGGGCCCCTCGGCTCGTTCTACAAGACGGACGCGACGAAGGAGACCACCGTGCCCGGCGTCTTCGCCTGCGGAGACAACTCCGTTGCGGCAGGCTCGGTCGCCATCGCCGTGGGCGATGGCGTGCGTGCAGGCACCGCCGCCCACCGGTCCCTCGTCTTCGCTCGCTGA